One genomic window of Salmo salar chromosome ssa12, Ssal_v3.1, whole genome shotgun sequence includes the following:
- the LOC106565747 gene encoding leucine-rich repeat neuronal protein 1, translated as MARGRFLYCLLGHLFTGLILSSVGLSSIQRDNDCPQQCVCEIRPWFTPQSTYREATTVDCNDLRLTRIPGNLSSDTQVLLLQSNYIARTSEELEQLYNLTELDLSQNNFSSIRDVGLSNMSQLTTLHLEENQITEMPDYCLQDLSNLQELYINHNQINIISPNALSGLHNLLRLHLNSNRLKAIDSRWFESTPNLEILMIGENPIVGILEFNFKPLVNLRSLVLAGMDLTDIPGNAFVGLDNLESLSFYDNKLVRVPQNALQKLPNLKFLDLNKNPVHKIQEGDLKNMLRLKELGINNMGELACIDRFALDNLPELTKLEATNNPKFSYVNRQAFRDLPALESLMLNNNALNALYQSTVDFLPNLREISIHSNPMRCDCVIQWMSSNKTSIRFMEPLSMLCAMPAEVRGQHVREVLQQDSAEQCLPMISHDTFPNHLNLDIGMTVDLDCRAMSQPEPEIYWVTPMGNKVMMDTMSDKYSLSTEGTLRISHIQVEDSGRYTCVAQNVEGADTRVTAIRVNGTLLDSTQLMKIYVKQTESHSILVSWKVNSNVMTSNLKWSSATMKIDNPHITYTARVPVDVHEYNLTHLQPATEYEVCLTVSNIHQQTQKSCVNVTTKHAAFAVEISDQGTNTALAAVMGTIFGIISLASMAVYIAKRWKGKNYNHSLKKYMQKTSSIPLNELYPPLINLWEVDSEKDKEVSSSSETKPSQVDTTQSYYMW; from the coding sequence ATGGCTAGAGGGAGGTTTCTCTACTGTCTACTAGGCCATTTGTTCACTGGCCTGATTCTGTCGTCAGTTGGACTATCCTCCATCCAGAGAGATAATGATTGTCCCCAGCAGTGTGTGTGCGAGATCCGACCCTGGTTCACCCCCCAGTCCACCTACAGAGAAGCCACGACGGTGGACTGCAACGATCTCCGTCTCACACGCATCCCAGGCAACCTGTCCAGTGACACGCAGGTGCTCCTCCTGCAGAGCAACTACATCGCCAGGACCAGTGAGGAGCTGGAGCAGCtatacaacctgacagagttgGACCTGTCTCAGAACAACTTCAGCAGCATTCGTGACGTGGGCCTCAGCAACATGTCCCAGCTCACCACCCTgcacctggaggagaaccagaTCACTGAGATGCCTGACTACTGCCTGCAGGACCTCAGCAACTTGCAAGAGCTCTACATCAACCATAACCAGATCAATATTATCTCCCCCAATGCCCTCTCTGGACTGCACAACCTGCTCAGGCTCCATCTAAACTCTAACAGGCTCAAGGCCATCGACAGCCGCTGGTTTGAGTCCACGCCCAATCTGGAGATCCTCATGATCGGGGAAAACCCTATAGTTGGCATTCTGGAGTTTAACTTCAAGCCTCTTGTAAACCTGAGAAGCTTGGTACTGGCTGGAATGGATTTAACAGACATTCCTGGAAATGCCTTTGTGGGACTAGATAACCTAGAGAGTCTCTCCTTCTACGACAATAAGCTAGTCAGAGTTCCTCAAAACGCTCTTCAGAAACTACCTAACCTCAAGTTCTTGGACTTGAACAAAAACCCTGTGCACAAAATCCAAGAGGGGGACTTGAAGAACATGCTGAGGCTGAAAGAGCTGGGCATTAACAACATGGGGGAGCTGGCCTGCATTGACCGCTTTGCCCTCGATAACCTCCCAGAGCTCACCAAGCTGGAAGCCACTAACAACCCCAAGTTCTCCTACGTGAACCGCCAGGCCTTCCGTGACCTCCCCGCCTTGGAGAGTCTCATGTTGAACAACAACGCCCTTAACGCCCTCTACCAGTCCACTGTGGACTTCCTGCCCAACCTGCGTGAGATCAGTATCCACAGCAACCCCATGCGATGCGACTGCGTCATCCAGTGGATGAGCTCCAACAAGACCAGCATACGCTTCATGGAGCCCCTCTCTATGCTCTGTGCCATGCCAGCTGAGGTCAGAGGGCAGCATGTGAGGGAGGTGCTCCAGCAGGACTCAGCAGAGCAGTGCCTGCCGATGATCTCCCATGACACCTTTCCCAACCACCTGAACCTGGACATCGGCATGACTGTGGATCTGGACTGCCGAGCCATGTCCCAGCCCGAACCGGAGATCTACTGGGTCACACCCATGGGGAACAAGGTGATGATGGACACCATGTCTGATAAGTACAGCCTCAGTACCGAAGGAACACTGCGCATCTCTCACATCCAGGTAGAGGACTCTGGCAGGTACACTTGTGTGGCACAAAATGTTGAGGGGGCAGACACTCGGGTGACTGCTATTAGGGTGAATGGTACTCTCTTAGACAGCACCCAGCTGATGAAGATCTATGTGAAGCAGACTGAGTCCCACTCTATCCTTGTCTCCTGGAAGGTCAACTCCAATGTCATGACCTCCAACCTCAAGTGGTCATCTGCCACCATGAAGATAGACAACCCCCACATCACCTACACAGCCAGGGTCCCGGTGGATGTCCATGAGTATAACCTCACACACCTACAGCCCGCCACCGAGTATGAGGTGTGTCTCACCGTCTCCAACATCCACCAGCAGACGCAGAAGTCCTGTGTCAACGTCACAACGAAGCACGCTGCCTTCGCTGTGGAGATATCCGACCAAGGCACTAACACTGCTCTCGCAGCTGTCATGGGAACCATATTCGGCATCATCAGCCTGGCCTCTATGGCTGTGTACATTGCCAAGCGGTGGAAGGGGAAAAACTACAATCACTCCCTGAAAAAGTACATGCAGAAAACATCCTCCATCCCACTCAATGAGCTCTACCCTCCCCTCATCAACCTGTGGGAGGTAGACAGTGAGAAGGACAAAGAGGTGTCCTCCTCCTCAGAGACCAAACCCAGCCAAGTGGACACTACACAGAGCTACTATATGTGGTGA